The proteins below are encoded in one region of Chelmon rostratus isolate fCheRos1 chromosome 21, fCheRos1.pri, whole genome shotgun sequence:
- the ccdc78 gene encoding coiled-coil domain-containing protein 78, giving the protein MDAEDLQPASTELQERLQALTEENLQLRDRNERLFFKVGYLEGRLGHLASSSTDLSCRLVQSEEDKLKISKELVEEKIQANKMREQFEEETFELKNKILNQDGVITELEMERDRLSRELQSAEARLKVGEKSGKDLTEEYAALKKSYLSLTEAHDKELAHSEELSTELLALAQAQDALRRQLEEQQQSVRTAAHSLHGELDRVRALMSRMSRNRVKLEDLASFEKGQKTMEKTLLGNQDEIKSMLEKMKNSYEEQQKKLEEKIVAMGKEHQENKRAIRDSQQELSKQSAALMCSQSQVKEVEEENSKLQLQIKELNEEYRARLVCYLHDLSEYINALGEGKSPSDASKMRAFVDSMLQDVRSSYRVREEQLASAARSYKKRLQKITRTHHALLIAYRVQREQILAKPESSLDPGPPEAHFSPEPAELRDETEKELQRLRQDKAGLEGQLQEAREQVAAFKMRLPHLSHQQPAVLEEICEESWSDIRKQLREITDSTLVGFEKECAILITRATVAEAQVSELQDYIDDHLGRYKEEISNLCRLHGVQEVGRSQSANSSLH; this is encoded by the exons ATGGATGCAGAGGATCTCCAGCCAGCTTCCACTGAACTTCAGGAGCGACTTCAAGCTCtaacagaagaaaat TTGCAGCTGCGAGACAGAAATGAGCGCCTTTTCTTCAAAGTGGGCTACCTGGAAGGCAGACTGGGCCACCTGGCCAGCTCCAGCACAGACCTGTCCTGCAGGCTGGTCCAGAGTGAGGAGGACAAACTGAAG ATATCTAAGGAGCTTGTGGAGGAGAAAATTCAGGCAAATAAGATGAGAGAGCAGTTTGAGGAAGAGACGTTTGAGCTGAAAAACAAG ATTTTGAACCAAGACGGTGTAATAACAGAGCTTGAGATGGAACGAGACCGGCTATCGAGGGAACTCCAGTCAGCTGAGGCTCGTCTGAAAGTGGGAGAGAAGAGCGGCAAAGACCTGACAGAGGAGTACGCTGCACTGAAGAAGAGCTACCTCTCTCTGACTGAGGCTCATGATAAGGAGCTGGCCCACAGCGAAGAGCTGAGCACTGAGCTGCTGGCATTGGCTCAGGCCCAGGACGCCCTCCGcaggcagctggaggagcagcagcagagtgtgaggACTGCTGCCCACAGCCTGCATGGTGAGCTGGACAGGGTGCGGGCCCTGATGAGCCGCATGTCAAGAAACAGAGTGAAG CTTGAGGATCTGGCATCTTTTGAAAAGGGGCAAAAAACTATGGAAAAAACT CTCCTCGGAAACCAAGATGAGATCAAAAGCATgctggagaaaatgaagaacaGCTACgaggagcagcagaagaaactggaggagaaaat CGTGGCGATGGGTAAAGAGCACCAGGAGAACAAGAGAGCGATCCGTGATAGCCAGCAGGAACTATCTAAACAGAGTGCG GCCCTGATGTGCTCTCAGAGCCAagtgaaggaggtggaggaagagaacTCAAAGCTGCAGCTTCAAATCAAAGAGCTGAATGAGGAATACCGTGCGAGGCTTGTGTGCTATTTACACGACTTATCT GAGTACATTAACGCACTTGGAGAAGGTAAAAGCCCATCAGACGCCTCTAAGATGAGGGCATTTGTGGACAGCATGCTCCAGGATGTTCGTTCATCCTACAGGGTCAGGGAGGAGCAGCTCGCCTCTGCTGCTCGCTCCTATAAGAAGAGACTTCAGAAGATCACCAGGACCCATCATGCTCTCTTGATTGCGTACAG GGTTCAGAGGGAGCAGATCTTGGCCAAACCAGAGAGCTCTCTTGACCCTGGACCCCCAGAAGCCCACTTCAGCCCGGAGCCTGCTGAGCTCAGAGATGAAACTgagaaggagctgcagcgcCTTCGGCAGGACAAGGCGGGGCTGGAGGGTCAGCTGCAGGAGGCCCGGGAGCAG GTGGCTGCCTTCAAAATGCGCCTTCCACATTTAAGCCATCAGCA GCCGGCAGTACTGGAGGAGATATGTGAGGAATCCTGGTCAGACATACGGAAACAGCTGAGGGAGATCACAGACTCCACACTG GTGGGCTTCGAGAAGGAGTGTGCCATCCTCATCACCAGAGCAACAGTTGCAGAGGCGCAGGTGTCGGAGCTGCAGGACTACATTGACGACCACCTGGGCAG GTACAAAGAGGAGATCTCAAATCTGTGCAGGCTGCATGGAGTACAGGAGGTGGGGCGTTCCCAAAGTGCTAATTCATCACTCCATTAA